In Trichocoleus desertorum NBK24, the following are encoded in one genomic region:
- a CDS encoding nuclear transport factor 2 family protein, giving the protein MHNSLTALYRILLLSSRGIRVKAGAWSLLGLLALGLTVVATGEVRPVAVNAQSTPVAQATTTPAAPAPLKNLLAQIDAAANSHNLQEVMKFYGPNFTHSDGLTRQGVEKALTTLWKQYPQLNYRTELKSWKAEGKGFTAETVTYISGVQQLGERNLVLNTTLRSRQRLENQKIVRQEILAEETQLTTGEAPPRVEITLPEQVRPNQEYSFDAIVREPLGDSLLLGAAVEEPIKPNNYLNPATFNLELLSAGGIYKVGRAPARAEDRWISAVLVREDGMTIVTQRLRVVGQPVAAQPPKPSR; this is encoded by the coding sequence ATGCACAACTCGCTCACGGCTCTGTACCGCATTCTCCTACTTAGCTCTCGCGGCATCCGGGTAAAAGCAGGGGCTTGGTCGCTCCTGGGGTTGCTGGCGCTAGGATTGACTGTTGTAGCGACAGGGGAAGTCAGGCCCGTAGCGGTGAATGCCCAATCTACGCCCGTGGCACAGGCGACCACAACCCCAGCAGCACCTGCACCCTTGAAGAATTTGCTGGCTCAAATCGATGCGGCAGCGAATAGCCACAATCTTCAGGAAGTCATGAAGTTTTATGGCCCCAACTTCACCCACTCGGATGGTTTAACCCGCCAAGGGGTTGAGAAAGCTTTAACCACGTTGTGGAAGCAGTATCCTCAACTCAACTACCGCACTGAGTTGAAATCTTGGAAGGCGGAAGGGAAAGGGTTTACAGCAGAAACCGTGACTTATATCAGCGGTGTGCAGCAGTTGGGTGAGCGTAATTTGGTTTTGAATACAACCTTGCGATCGCGGCAACGCTTGGAAAACCAAAAAATTGTGCGGCAAGAAATTCTAGCTGAAGAAACGCAGCTAACGACAGGGGAAGCGCCACCCCGTGTAGAAATCACGTTGCCAGAACAAGTGCGTCCTAATCAGGAATACAGCTTCGATGCGATCGTGCGCGAACCTCTAGGAGATAGCTTGCTGCTGGGAGCAGCGGTAGAAGAGCCGATTAAGCCGAATAATTATCTCAACCCTGCTACTTTCAACTTGGAGTTGCTCTCGGCGGGAGGAATTTACAAAGTCGGTCGTGCACCTGCTAGAGCGGAAGATCGTTGGATCTCAGCAGTTTTGGTCAGAGAAGATGGCATGACGATTGTGACGCAACGGTTGCGGGTGGTGGGTCAACCTGTGGCGGCTCAACCTCCCAAGCCTTCACGCTAA
- a CDS encoding SDR family oxidoreductase — protein sequence MVTIKDQVVLITGASSGIGAACARVFAEARTKLVLAARRRDRLEQLADELNQEFASETHLLQLDVRDRPQVEAALQSLPESWGNIDILVNNAGLSRGLDKLYEGDVQDWEEMIDTNIKGLLYMTRSVVPGMVARGRGHVINIGSIAGHQTYPNGNVYCGTKAAVRAISEGLKQDLLGTPVRVSSVDPGLVETEFSQVRFHGDTERAGKVYQGLMPLTPEDVADVVLFCATRPAHVNLSEVLLLPTDQSGPTLVHRR from the coding sequence GTGGTTACGATTAAAGACCAAGTGGTTTTGATTACGGGAGCGAGTAGTGGCATTGGCGCTGCTTGTGCCAGAGTCTTTGCTGAGGCACGCACGAAGCTGGTGCTGGCGGCTCGGCGGCGCGATCGCTTGGAACAGTTGGCCGATGAGCTAAATCAGGAGTTTGCCAGCGAAACTCATCTGTTGCAGTTGGATGTGCGCGATCGCCCCCAAGTCGAAGCGGCCCTTCAATCGTTACCCGAATCTTGGGGCAATATTGATATTTTGGTCAACAATGCGGGCCTCAGCCGTGGCTTGGACAAGCTGTATGAAGGTGATGTCCAAGATTGGGAGGAGATGATCGATACCAATATCAAGGGGTTGCTCTACATGACTCGCTCTGTGGTGCCTGGAATGGTGGCGAGGGGCCGAGGGCATGTGATTAATATTGGTTCGATCGCAGGACACCAAACTTATCCCAATGGCAATGTTTACTGTGGGACGAAAGCGGCTGTCAGAGCAATTTCGGAAGGGTTGAAGCAGGATTTGTTGGGTACGCCTGTGCGGGTAAGTTCTGTTGATCCGGGTTTGGTGGAGACAGAATTTAGTCAGGTGCGGTTTCACGGGGATACGGAACGGGCGGGGAAGGTGTATCAGGGATTGATGCCGCTTACGCCTGAGGATGTGGCGGATGTGGTGTTGTTTTGTGCAACTCGTCCGGCGCATGTAAACCTAAGTGAGGTGTTGTTGTTGCCAACGGATCAGTCGGGGCCAACGTTGGTACATCGACGCTAA